One Deinococcus sp. LM3 genomic region harbors:
- a CDS encoding AAA family ATPase, whose protein sequence is MTLLLIVSGMPASGKSMLGAQLAGALSVPFVTKDEYKALLLARLPGLERAVSGPLSFDLMWHVAGVTLAAGADTLLETHFYRGVSEQHILTLAAAHGARVAQVFCHAPVDVLQARHDVRVASGRRPGIDLPMEYAALPAHCCWTPLDLGDAPCLTVETTRGDVLPGVLAWRVGLPHRLE, encoded by the coding sequence ATGACACTGCTCCTGATCGTGTCGGGCATGCCTGCTTCCGGAAAATCCATGCTGGGAGCGCAACTGGCCGGGGCGCTGAGTGTGCCGTTCGTGACGAAGGACGAGTACAAGGCGCTGCTGCTGGCCCGTCTGCCAGGGCTGGAGCGCGCCGTGTCGGGACCGCTGAGCTTCGACCTGATGTGGCACGTAGCGGGCGTGACGCTGGCGGCGGGGGCAGACACGCTGCTGGAAACGCATTTCTACCGGGGCGTGAGCGAGCAGCACATCCTGACCCTGGCAGCGGCCCACGGAGCGAGGGTCGCGCAGGTGTTCTGCCACGCGCCCGTGGACGTCCTCCAGGCGCGGCACGACGTGCGGGTGGCGTCGGGACGGCGGCCGGGCATCGATCTGCCGATGGAGTACGCGGCCCTGCCAGCGCACTGCTGCTGGACACCACTGGATCTCGGCGACGCGCCGTGCCTGACGGTGGAGACGACCAGGGGGGACGTACTGCCCGGCGTGCTGGCTTGGCGGGTGGGCCTGCCCCACAGGCTGGAATGA